One Phaseolus vulgaris cultivar G19833 chromosome 11, P. vulgaris v2.0, whole genome shotgun sequence genomic window carries:
- the LOC137830210 gene encoding alcohol-forming fatty acyl-CoA reductase-like isoform X2 produces MSEFFKGKTILMTGTTGFLAKVFLEKILRTQPQVHKLYLLVRAKTIDLAAQRFQNEVIRTYLFRVLRDQWGKDFDSFILKKIVVISGDVSLHNFGLEDEKLKIKMFEEINIIINFAATTKFDERFDISIDVNTMGVLHVLNFAKHCPEIKIFMQISTAYVCGEIKDEKTIVQEKPFEMGQTLKKSSKLDITEEMNLLKKKIDELRSKNATESTIKNALKDYGIERANLYGWPNTYAFTKAMGEMQLVHHKDNVPLIIIRPTMVTSTLKDPFPGWIEGLRTLDSIICSYGQGKITNFLGHPKTILDTVLNVVNKAFCQCSRDVYDDSYKKFKRVTRLVEVYKPYLFFKGVFDDSNTQNLRRATSNNIEVAAGLNFDPNSINWKDYMMNTHIPGLVKYALK; encoded by the exons ATGTCTGAGTTCTTCAAGGGAAAGACCATTTTAATGACTGGCACAACAGGCTTCTTAGCAAAAG TTTTCTTGGAAAAGATTCTGAGAACCCAACCCCAAGTACACAAACTGTATCTTCTGGTCCGAGCAAAAACCATTGATTTGGCTGCACAACGCTTCCAAAATGAG GTCATTCGCACATATTTATTTAGAGTGTTACGAGACCAATGGGGCAAAGATTTTGATTCTTTCATTTTAAAGAAGATTGTGGTCATATCAGGAGATGTTTCTCTCCATAATTTTGGTTTGGAAGATGAAAAGCTCAAGATTAAGATGTTTGAAGAGATCaacattattataaattttgcaGCAACTACCAAATTTGACGAGAG ATTTGACATCTCAATAGATGTAAATACAATGGGTGTCTTACACGTCTTAAACTTCGCAAAGCATTGTCCTGAGATAAAGATTTTTATGCAAATATCAACTG CATACGTGTGTGGAGAGATTAAGGATGAAAAAACAATTGTGCAAGAGAAACCCTTTGAGATGGGTCAGACCTTGAAAAAGTCCTCGAAATTAGACATAACTGAAGAAATGAATTTGTTGAAGAAGAAGATAGATGAACTTCGATCAAAGAATGCTACTGAAAGCACAATAAAAAATGCATTGAAAGATTATGGAATTGAAAG AGCAAATTTGTATGGTTGGCCAAATACATACGCATTCACAAAAGCAATGGGAGAGATGCAATTGGTTCATCATAAAGATAATGTTCCACTAATCATTATACGTCCCACCATGGTTACTAGTACCCTTAAGGACCCATTTCCTGGTTGGATTGAAGGCTTGag AACTCTCGACAGCATAATATGTAGTTATGGTCAAGGGAAAATAACAAACTTTCTTGGTCATCCCAAGACAATTTTGGATACG GTCTTAAATGTGGTGAACAAAGCGTTTTGTCAATGCTCTCGAGATGTTTATGACGATAGctacaaaaaattcaaaagggTGACACGACTAGTTGAAGTATACAAACCATACCTGTTTTTTAAGGGCGT CTTTGATGATTCAAACACACAAAATTTACGAAGAGCAACAAGTAATAACATTGAGGTTGCTGCTGGATTGAACTTTGACCCTAATAGCATCAATTGGAAAGACTACATGATGAACACACACATTCCTGGTCTTGTAAAGTATGCGTTGAAATGA
- the LOC137830210 gene encoding fatty acyl-CoA reductase 1-like isoform X1 — translation MSEFFKGKTILMTGTTGFLAKVFLEKILRTQPQVHKLYLLVRAKTIDLAAQRFQNEVIRTYLFRVLRDQWGKDFDSFILKKIVVISGDVSLHNFGLEDEKLKIKMFEEINIIINFAATTKFDERFDISIDVNTMGVLHVLNFAKHCPEIKIFMQISTAYVCGEIKDEKTIVQEKPFEMGQTLKKSSKLDITEEMNLLKKKIDELRSKNATESTIKNALKDYGIERANLYGWPNTYAFTKAMGEMQLVHHKDNVPLIIIRPTMVTSTLKDPFPGWIEGLRTLDSIICSYGQGKITNFLGHPKTILDTIPADMVINCMMTAIIAFSNQTPKNFVYHISSSLRNPFRIADVHDYCYHYFIKFALKNKNGKPIIVPKPNLISSRAVFDIYMTIRYVFPLKVLNVVNKAFCQCSRDVYDDSYKKFKRVTRLVEVYKPYLFFKGVFDDSNTQNLRRATSNNIEVAAGLNFDPNSINWKDYMMNTHIPGLVKYALK, via the exons ATGTCTGAGTTCTTCAAGGGAAAGACCATTTTAATGACTGGCACAACAGGCTTCTTAGCAAAAG TTTTCTTGGAAAAGATTCTGAGAACCCAACCCCAAGTACACAAACTGTATCTTCTGGTCCGAGCAAAAACCATTGATTTGGCTGCACAACGCTTCCAAAATGAG GTCATTCGCACATATTTATTTAGAGTGTTACGAGACCAATGGGGCAAAGATTTTGATTCTTTCATTTTAAAGAAGATTGTGGTCATATCAGGAGATGTTTCTCTCCATAATTTTGGTTTGGAAGATGAAAAGCTCAAGATTAAGATGTTTGAAGAGATCaacattattataaattttgcaGCAACTACCAAATTTGACGAGAG ATTTGACATCTCAATAGATGTAAATACAATGGGTGTCTTACACGTCTTAAACTTCGCAAAGCATTGTCCTGAGATAAAGATTTTTATGCAAATATCAACTG CATACGTGTGTGGAGAGATTAAGGATGAAAAAACAATTGTGCAAGAGAAACCCTTTGAGATGGGTCAGACCTTGAAAAAGTCCTCGAAATTAGACATAACTGAAGAAATGAATTTGTTGAAGAAGAAGATAGATGAACTTCGATCAAAGAATGCTACTGAAAGCACAATAAAAAATGCATTGAAAGATTATGGAATTGAAAG AGCAAATTTGTATGGTTGGCCAAATACATACGCATTCACAAAAGCAATGGGAGAGATGCAATTGGTTCATCATAAAGATAATGTTCCACTAATCATTATACGTCCCACCATGGTTACTAGTACCCTTAAGGACCCATTTCCTGGTTGGATTGAAGGCTTGag AACTCTCGACAGCATAATATGTAGTTATGGTCAAGGGAAAATAACAAACTTTCTTGGTCATCCCAAGACAATTTTGGATACG ATACCTGCAGACATGGTTATCAATTGTATGATGACAGCAATTATTGCTTTTTCAAATCAAACTCCCAAGAATTTCGTCTACCACATATCATCATCATTAAGAAATCCATTCAGAATTGCTGATGTTCATGATTACTGCTATCATTATTTCATTAAATTCGcgttgaaaaacaaaaatggaaaGCCAATAATAGTGCCCAAGCCAAATTTGATATCAAGTAGGGCTGTTTTCGACATTTACATGACAATTCGATATGTTTTTCCACTAAAG GTCTTAAATGTGGTGAACAAAGCGTTTTGTCAATGCTCTCGAGATGTTTATGACGATAGctacaaaaaattcaaaagggTGACACGACTAGTTGAAGTATACAAACCATACCTGTTTTTTAAGGGCGT CTTTGATGATTCAAACACACAAAATTTACGAAGAGCAACAAGTAATAACATTGAGGTTGCTGCTGGATTGAACTTTGACCCTAATAGCATCAATTGGAAAGACTACATGATGAACACACACATTCCTGGTCTTGTAAAGTATGCGTTGAAATGA